The proteins below come from a single Chryseobacterium bernardetii genomic window:
- a CDS encoding TonB-dependent receptor: protein MKKKSIFLIAATAVLYFNKAYAQETPQDSVKVSSIDQVVITGNSNPKKKIESSTAISTFSAKEIQKQNPISAAALLQRVPGFAVETSGGEVGNNLFARGIPSAGAYEFVQIQEDGLPVFEDGALQFANADNFFRVDNTVSRLEALRGGSGSIYANNSPGGLINFISKEGTNDFKGSAKLETSTYGLIRTDLNVGGALVKDKLFFNIGGFYRSDDGIRKTGFKANNGGQIRMNLKYVFDKGYAKIYYKKLDDRNTFFLPIPLTQDGDKLKGFSGFDPNYGTYSYRAISQLNIPQAGGGFFSRNLEDGIHPKVDVLGAEFKYDLGGNFSVINKTRYTNIDMNYTGIFPAGAPQTGADFATKPIDKGGLGMTNYQYSLVSSGAVVSPQFVQKLGFWAIDKQMNNFVNDLQFNYKFDKGNVTAGFYKSNWKSHQYWNWSNILATATDRPELLNLVDPSLTPSSTGYSKTYNGVLNMSSLLRDSQIQGSLNDLYLNLDYNITDALSFNGGIRYSRDYYRGYKVNTTTANLDNSGLTVDGTHGFNTTTADDNMNVLGNQFTYWYYDINKVSYTLASNYKINRENAVYARFSHGFRSPNEEAYYNNIGNLNAVKPVLTNQLEVGYKYYSRTFDIAVIPFYSALKNLSFTDVYSDGTSENKFANTTNFGVEIEGYARLFNNIFEVTFNGTIQNPKYKDFTGRNANGTTFDYSGNVVRRIPKFYFNISPAVNITKDWRAYVSMNYYGKRFQDEGNTDDNILPSFTEFGAGMSYQLGKIRFAVDGINIFNTIGITEGDPRSQMAAGNLRMARPIMGAAARASITLDF, encoded by the coding sequence ATGAAAAAAAAATCAATCTTTTTAATTGCCGCAACTGCTGTATTGTATTTCAATAAAGCATATGCACAGGAAACTCCACAAGATTCCGTGAAAGTTTCTTCTATTGATCAGGTGGTCATTACAGGGAATTCCAATCCTAAGAAAAAAATAGAATCCAGTACCGCTATTTCAACATTCAGTGCTAAGGAAATTCAAAAGCAGAATCCAATCAGTGCTGCTGCCTTGCTTCAAAGAGTGCCAGGATTTGCTGTAGAAACCTCAGGAGGCGAAGTAGGAAATAACCTTTTTGCAAGAGGAATTCCATCTGCCGGAGCTTATGAGTTTGTACAGATTCAGGAGGATGGTTTACCCGTTTTTGAAGATGGAGCACTTCAGTTTGCCAATGCTGATAATTTTTTTCGTGTAGATAATACGGTAAGCCGTCTGGAAGCTTTAAGAGGAGGTTCCGGATCTATCTATGCCAACAATTCCCCGGGAGGACTAATCAACTTTATTTCTAAAGAAGGAACCAATGATTTTAAAGGGAGTGCAAAGCTTGAAACCAGTACCTATGGATTAATCCGTACAGACCTTAATGTAGGAGGTGCTTTGGTAAAAGATAAATTATTTTTCAATATTGGCGGTTTCTACAGATCTGATGACGGAATCAGAAAAACAGGTTTTAAAGCCAATAATGGAGGCCAGATCAGAATGAACCTGAAGTATGTCTTTGATAAAGGTTATGCTAAAATTTACTATAAAAAACTGGATGACAGAAATACATTCTTCCTTCCGATTCCATTAACGCAGGATGGGGATAAACTGAAAGGGTTTTCTGGTTTTGACCCAAATTATGGAACGTATAGTTACAGAGCTATCAGTCAGTTAAATATTCCGCAGGCGGGTGGTGGTTTTTTCAGCAGAAATCTTGAAGATGGAATTCATCCGAAAGTAGATGTTTTAGGAGCTGAGTTTAAATATGATCTGGGTGGAAACTTCAGCGTTATCAATAAAACCAGATATACCAATATTGATATGAACTATACAGGGATTTTCCCGGCAGGAGCACCTCAAACCGGGGCAGATTTCGCTACAAAACCAATTGATAAAGGAGGACTGGGAATGACTAATTATCAATATTCCCTGGTAAGCAGCGGAGCGGTGGTATCACCTCAGTTTGTTCAGAAATTGGGGTTCTGGGCTATAGATAAGCAGATGAATAATTTTGTGAATGACCTGCAGTTCAACTACAAATTCGATAAAGGGAATGTAACGGCCGGATTTTATAAATCAAACTGGAAATCCCATCAATACTGGAACTGGAGTAATATTCTGGCCACTGCTACTGACCGACCTGAACTGTTAAATCTGGTTGATCCTTCCCTTACCCCAAGCAGTACAGGATATTCTAAAACCTATAATGGAGTTCTCAATATGTCCAGTTTGCTTAGAGATTCGCAGATTCAGGGAAGTCTGAACGATCTTTATTTAAATCTGGATTATAATATAACTGATGCGTTAAGCTTTAATGGAGGAATCCGTTACAGCCGTGATTATTACAGAGGATATAAAGTAAATACCACTACTGCCAATCTTGATAATTCAGGTCTAACGGTTGATGGAACTCATGGTTTTAATACCACTACAGCAGATGATAATATGAATGTTCTGGGAAATCAGTTTACGTATTGGTATTATGATATTAACAAGGTATCTTATACACTGGCTTCCAACTATAAGATCAATCGTGAAAATGCGGTATATGCCCGTTTCTCTCATGGTTTCAGATCGCCTAATGAAGAAGCTTACTACAATAATATAGGTAACCTGAATGCTGTAAAGCCTGTACTGACAAACCAATTGGAAGTGGGATATAAATATTATTCCCGTACTTTCGATATTGCGGTGATTCCTTTTTATTCTGCGCTTAAAAACCTTTCGTTTACGGATGTTTATTCAGATGGAACTTCAGAAAATAAATTTGCCAACACTACCAATTTCGGGGTTGAAATTGAAGGATATGCAAGATTATTCAATAATATCTTTGAAGTTACTTTCAACGGTACTATTCAAAATCCGAAATATAAAGACTTTACCGGAAGAAATGCCAATGGTACTACCTTCGATTATAGTGGTAATGTTGTAAGAAGAATTCCTAAGTTTTATTTCAATATTTCTCCCGCAGTGAATATTACCAAAGATTGGAGAGCGTATGTAAGCATGAATTATTATGGAAAGCGTTTCCAGGATGAAGGAAATACAGATGATAACATTTTACCTTCCTTTACTGAATTTGGAGCAGGAATGTCTTATCAGCTGGGTAAAATTCGTTTTGCTGTAGATGGAATCAATATCTTCAATACGATTGGAATTACAGAAGGAGACCCAAGGTCTCAGATGGCTGCAGGAAATCTCAGAATGGCTAGACCTATCATGGGAGCAGCTGCCAGAGCTTCAATCACTTTAGATTTCTAA
- a CDS encoding trehalase family glycosidase, with protein MSNQLYINEIQILFDAVQKSKIFEDQKMMTDAVPLFPIAEINGKYEQEKDSPGFDLKDFVMAHFDFLGARVSVQREDHFPIGQHIEKLWDELTRTAYEEKGTLLKLPKPYIVPGGRFNEFFYWDSYFIMLGLQVSGRVEMMENIVENCAYLIQNTGFVPNASRTHFLSRSQPPYFSLMLELLSETKDDETIYTKYHDILEKEYAFWMSGEEETERGSGIRRVVKTQDGDILNRYYDTENEPRPESYLIDIEDQENASGEEFYRNIRSACESGWDFSSRWFADGEHIQTIETLNLAEVDLNCLLWHLENTLAKSSGLQNLSDKENYFTERAAKRRHMINKYFWDEKTKIYRDYHIKKNTKTPSEHIAALYPLFLGIADQEQSQAVAETISEKFLYPGGLVTTTKKSGQQWDLPNAWAPYQWLGFKAMKNYGFVELAEKIKNNWSSNVERVYKNTGKLMEKYNALDTETIAGGGEYPNQDGFGWTNGVYLKLQQN; from the coding sequence ATGAGTAATCAGCTTTATATTAATGAAATCCAAATCCTTTTCGATGCAGTACAGAAGTCAAAGATTTTTGAAGATCAGAAAATGATGACAGATGCTGTTCCTTTATTTCCGATTGCGGAGATTAATGGAAAATATGAACAGGAAAAAGATTCTCCCGGTTTTGACCTTAAAGATTTTGTGATGGCTCATTTTGATTTTTTAGGCGCCAGGGTATCTGTTCAGAGAGAAGATCACTTTCCGATTGGGCAGCATATTGAAAAGCTTTGGGATGAGCTGACACGTACAGCTTATGAAGAAAAGGGAACATTATTAAAATTACCAAAGCCTTATATTGTTCCGGGAGGGCGTTTCAATGAGTTTTTTTATTGGGATAGCTATTTTATTATGCTTGGGCTTCAGGTTTCCGGAAGAGTGGAAATGATGGAGAATATTGTGGAGAACTGTGCTTATCTGATTCAGAATACAGGCTTTGTTCCCAATGCAAGCAGAACTCATTTTTTAAGCCGTTCACAGCCCCCGTATTTTTCACTGATGCTGGAACTTCTTTCTGAGACAAAAGATGATGAAACTATTTATACAAAATACCATGATATTTTAGAAAAAGAATATGCTTTCTGGATGAGTGGGGAAGAAGAAACAGAAAGAGGTTCAGGTATAAGAAGGGTAGTGAAAACCCAGGATGGAGACATATTGAACAGATATTATGATACAGAAAATGAACCTCGGCCTGAAAGCTATCTGATCGATATTGAAGATCAGGAAAATGCTTCTGGAGAAGAATTTTACAGAAATATAAGAAGCGCCTGCGAATCCGGCTGGGATTTTTCCAGCAGATGGTTTGCAGACGGCGAGCATATCCAGACGATAGAAACCCTGAATCTTGCTGAGGTAGACTTAAATTGTCTTTTATGGCATTTGGAAAATACATTGGCAAAATCATCAGGACTTCAGAATCTGAGTGACAAAGAAAATTATTTTACTGAAAGAGCAGCAAAGCGAAGACATATGATTAATAAATACTTCTGGGATGAAAAGACGAAGATTTACAGAGACTATCATATCAAAAAAAACACAAAAACACCGTCTGAACATATTGCTGCTCTTTACCCTTTATTCTTAGGAATTGCAGATCAGGAACAGAGTCAGGCAGTAGCTGAAACCATTTCTGAAAAATTTTTATATCCGGGAGGGTTGGTTACTACTACAAAGAAATCTGGGCAGCAATGGGATTTACCCAATGCGTGGGCACCCTATCAATGGCTGGGCTTTAAAGCAATGAAAAATTACGGCTTTGTTGAGCTGGCAGAAAAAATAAAAAACAACTGGAGTTCCAATGTAGAAAGAGTTTATAAAAACACTGGAAAACTGATGGAAAAATATAATGCATTAGATACGGAAACAATTGCAGGCGGCGGGGAATATCCCAACCAGGATGGATTTGGGTGGACGAATGGTGTGTATTTAAAACTACAACAAAACTGA
- a CDS encoding MFS transporter: protein MKNFNIKAVLFLNYFVFAILLNSVGTVILQVQQNFGISKSSASVLEGFKDLPIAICSFILASFLPKIGIRNSMLIALFLVSGMCFVMPFTDDFWFFKLLFAIVGVSFALIKISVFTSIGLVTETDKEHSSFMGFLEGFFMIGVLAGNVLFSLYIDDHNPKSTHWLNVYWVLGGLSLLSFLFLFFSELNEKEAKSEKTDWLGDLKNSASLFSYKKVLCFLLCAFLFVLVEQSFQTWTPTFYKEILKVPTSMSIQAGAVLAGAFALGRFLSGFFSRKISWVYVVSFCVIGFAVSLLLVLPLTHNIHIDAGTNWLNAPLVVYLFPLMGGLLAPIYPSINSVILASIPKYLHSAMSGLIVVFSAIGGTIGSIITGFVFQEFSGQQAFYLSLIPLSLLITSAIFMNKLKINPKK, encoded by the coding sequence ATGAAAAATTTCAATATCAAGGCGGTTCTATTTTTGAACTATTTTGTTTTCGCAATTCTTCTGAATTCTGTGGGAACTGTTATTTTGCAGGTTCAGCAGAACTTTGGAATTTCAAAATCATCAGCCAGCGTATTGGAAGGGTTTAAAGATCTTCCGATTGCAATCTGTTCCTTCATTCTCGCATCGTTTCTTCCTAAGATAGGAATCAGAAATTCAATGCTGATTGCGCTGTTCCTTGTTAGCGGAATGTGCTTTGTAATGCCATTTACGGATGATTTTTGGTTCTTTAAGTTATTATTTGCTATTGTAGGAGTCTCTTTTGCATTAATTAAAATTTCTGTTTTTACCTCTATTGGTTTGGTAACGGAAACAGATAAAGAACATTCAAGCTTTATGGGCTTTTTGGAAGGTTTTTTCATGATTGGAGTATTGGCGGGAAATGTCTTGTTCAGTTTATACATTGACGATCATAACCCGAAATCGACTCATTGGCTGAATGTATACTGGGTTCTGGGAGGTCTTTCTTTGCTGTCATTCCTTTTCTTATTCTTTTCAGAATTAAATGAAAAAGAGGCAAAAAGTGAAAAAACCGACTGGTTAGGGGATCTGAAAAACAGTGCAAGTTTATTCAGTTATAAAAAAGTATTGTGTTTTTTATTATGTGCTTTCCTTTTTGTATTGGTAGAGCAGAGTTTCCAGACATGGACCCCTACATTTTATAAAGAAATTTTAAAAGTTCCTACTTCCATGAGTATTCAGGCGGGAGCTGTTTTAGCCGGAGCCTTTGCACTGGGAAGATTTTTGTCCGGCTTCTTTTCCAGGAAGATCAGTTGGGTTTATGTGGTCTCATTCTGTGTTATTGGTTTTGCTGTAAGTTTACTTTTAGTGCTTCCCTTAACTCATAATATCCATATTGATGCAGGCACAAACTGGCTGAATGCTCCACTTGTTGTGTATTTATTTCCATTAATGGGCGGTTTGCTGGCTCCTATCTATCCGAGTATCAACTCTGTGATTCTGGCTTCAATTCCTAAATATTTACACAGTGCAATGTCCGGTTTAATTGTAGTTTTTTCCGCGATTGGAGGAACAATAGGTTCTATCATTACAGGTTTTGTGTTTCAGGAATTCAGTGGGCAACAAGCATTTTATCTATCCCTGATTCCTCTTTCGCTGTTAATCACTTCAGCCATTTTCATGAATAAATTAAAAATTAATCCTAAAAAATAA